The proteins below come from a single Burkholderia sp. PAMC 26561 genomic window:
- a CDS encoding recombination-associated protein RdgC, producing MWFKNLQLHRLPAPWAVTPEQIEKWLAPHAFVPGGGVEMQSHGWASPRDDGSLVYAKNRQMLLVARAEKKLLPASVVTQFVKERAAELEEQQGFKPGRKQMRELKEQVTDELLPRAFSIRRDTRVWIDTVNGWLVIDAASPTLADDVLGLLVKSIDQLPLASVRVAMAPVAAMTDWLLSGEGPGGFSLDQDTELRSSGEGNATVRYVGHALEIDDMRRHIEAGKQCMRLAMTWQDRISFVLTPSLTIKRITPLDVIKEAADPTAHGDDEVFDSDFTLMTGELAKMLADIVDTLGGEQDFSKAAA from the coding sequence ATGTGGTTCAAGAACCTTCAGCTTCATCGTCTCCCGGCCCCTTGGGCCGTCACTCCTGAACAGATCGAAAAATGGCTTGCTCCGCACGCGTTCGTGCCGGGCGGCGGCGTGGAAATGCAGAGCCACGGCTGGGCATCGCCGCGCGATGACGGATCACTCGTCTATGCCAAGAATCGCCAGATGCTGCTCGTCGCGCGCGCGGAAAAGAAGTTGCTGCCGGCCTCGGTGGTGACGCAGTTCGTCAAGGAACGCGCCGCTGAGCTGGAAGAGCAGCAGGGATTCAAGCCTGGCCGCAAGCAAATGCGCGAACTCAAGGAACAAGTCACCGACGAACTCCTGCCGCGCGCCTTCAGCATTCGCCGCGATACACGCGTGTGGATCGATACCGTCAACGGCTGGCTCGTGATCGATGCAGCATCGCCCACGCTCGCTGACGACGTCCTCGGTCTGCTCGTGAAATCGATCGATCAATTGCCGCTTGCAAGCGTGCGTGTCGCAATGGCGCCGGTCGCGGCAATGACGGACTGGCTGCTGTCGGGAGAAGGTCCCGGTGGCTTTTCACTCGATCAGGACACGGAGCTGCGTTCGAGCGGCGAAGGCAACGCGACCGTGCGTTATGTGGGCCATGCGCTCGAGATCGACGACATGCGCCGTCATATCGAAGCGGGCAAGCAATGCATGCGTCTTGCGATGACGTGGCAGGACCGGATCTCTTTCGTGCTGACGCCGTCACTGACCATCAAGCGCATCACGCCGCTCGATGTCATCAAGGAAGCAGCCGATCCCACCGCGCACGGTGACGACGAAGTCTTCGATTCCGACTTCACGCTGATGACGGGCGAACTCGCAAAGATGCTGGCGGATATCGTCGATACGCTTGGCGGCGAGCAGGACTTTTCCAAGGCTGCCGCCTGA
- a CDS encoding alpha/beta hydrolase, producing the protein MKMKIHAKLVLSLIASALVSTGAFAQQIQMKMQPAQDQQAAPAAMMAAPPAHGPIKNIVLVHGAFVGGAGWRPVYDILTKDGYNVKLVQEPLTSFGEDVSATKRVLDREDGPVVLVGHSYGGAIITEAGNDPHVKALVYIAAHALDVGETEVSNGKKYPNSTKAVVKTPDGFLFLNPADYPADFAADLPLKQAQFEANAQMPTAASVFSGEIPDPAWKTKPSWYMVAKSDKIINPDLERMYAARAHSHTVEIPGASHSVYESHPKEVAALIEQAAQHAQDQS; encoded by the coding sequence TTGAAAATGAAGATCCATGCCAAACTGGTCCTCTCGCTCATCGCAAGCGCATTGGTTTCAACCGGCGCATTCGCTCAGCAGATACAAATGAAGATGCAACCCGCACAGGATCAGCAGGCTGCACCCGCTGCCATGATGGCGGCGCCCCCGGCTCACGGACCGATCAAGAACATCGTTCTGGTTCATGGCGCGTTTGTTGGCGGAGCCGGATGGCGGCCTGTCTATGACATCCTGACGAAAGACGGATACAACGTGAAGCTCGTGCAAGAGCCGTTGACATCGTTTGGCGAAGACGTGAGCGCAACCAAGCGCGTTCTGGATCGTGAAGACGGCCCGGTCGTGCTCGTGGGTCACAGCTATGGCGGCGCGATCATCACGGAAGCCGGCAACGATCCTCATGTGAAGGCGCTGGTCTATATCGCAGCACATGCGCTCGATGTGGGTGAAACCGAAGTCAGCAACGGCAAGAAGTATCCGAACTCGACGAAGGCCGTCGTGAAGACGCCGGACGGTTTCCTGTTCCTGAATCCGGCCGATTACCCGGCCGACTTCGCGGCCGACTTGCCGCTGAAGCAAGCTCAATTCGAAGCGAATGCGCAGATGCCGACGGCAGCATCGGTCTTCTCCGGCGAGATCCCCGACCCGGCGTGGAAGACCAAGCCGAGCTGGTACATGGTTGCCAAGTCGGACAAGATCATCAACCCGGATCTGGAGCGCATGTACGCCGCGCGTGCGCATAGTCACACTGTCGAGATCCCAGGCGCCAGCCATTCCGTTTATGAGTCGCATCCGAAAGAAGTCGCGGCGTTAATCGAACAAGCTGCGCAACACGCGCAAGATCAAAGCTGA
- the otnK gene encoding 3-oxo-tetronate kinase yields MTKALLGCIADDFTGATDLANMLVRSGMRAVQTIGIPASNTEIEADALIVALKSRTTPAADAVAQSLAALEWLRAQGCQKFLFKYCSTFDSTDEGNIGPVADALLDALGDDFTIACPAFPENGRTIYRGNLFVGDVLLNESGMQNHPLTPMSDPNLVRVLQRQTKSKVGLIAYDVIAKGAQAVREKITALKSEGVRLAIADAISDADLYVLGEACAQLKLITGGSGIALGLPHNFHAANLLAEATHASELPSIEGRSVVLAGSASKATNEQVAYWRENKPGFRIDPLALSRGESVVEQALAFAAERSDEPVLIYATSTPDEVKAVQKELGVDKAGHLVEQALASIAAKLRDAGVRKFVVAGGETSGAVVQALGVKSLRIGAQIDPGVPATQSIDDEPIGLALKSGNFGTKDFFVKALKALDGAA; encoded by the coding sequence ATGACGAAAGCGCTGCTTGGCTGCATTGCCGACGACTTCACCGGCGCAACCGATCTCGCCAATATGCTCGTGCGCAGCGGCATGCGCGCGGTACAGACCATTGGCATTCCTGCATCGAATACGGAGATCGAAGCCGACGCGCTGATCGTCGCGTTGAAGTCGCGCACGACTCCTGCAGCGGATGCAGTTGCGCAGTCGCTGGCCGCGCTCGAATGGCTTCGCGCCCAGGGTTGCCAGAAGTTCTTGTTCAAGTACTGCTCGACTTTCGATTCCACCGATGAAGGCAACATTGGCCCCGTTGCGGACGCATTGCTCGACGCACTCGGCGACGACTTCACCATTGCATGTCCCGCGTTTCCCGAGAACGGCCGCACGATCTATCGCGGGAATTTGTTTGTCGGCGATGTGCTGTTGAACGAGTCGGGCATGCAGAATCATCCGCTTACGCCCATGTCGGACCCGAACCTCGTGCGTGTGTTGCAGCGCCAGACAAAGTCGAAGGTCGGGTTGATCGCGTATGACGTGATCGCAAAAGGCGCGCAGGCGGTGCGCGAGAAGATCACCGCGCTGAAAAGCGAGGGCGTGCGTCTTGCCATCGCCGATGCTATTTCCGACGCCGATCTCTACGTACTCGGCGAAGCATGTGCGCAGCTAAAATTGATCACGGGCGGGTCGGGCATCGCGCTCGGTTTGCCGCACAACTTCCATGCAGCAAATCTGCTGGCTGAGGCCACGCATGCATCCGAGTTACCGTCGATCGAAGGAAGATCGGTCGTACTGGCGGGGAGTGCATCGAAGGCGACCAATGAACAAGTTGCGTATTGGCGCGAGAACAAACCGGGCTTTCGCATCGATCCGCTTGCATTATCGCGTGGAGAATCCGTCGTCGAACAAGCGCTCGCATTCGCCGCGGAGCGTTCGGACGAACCCGTGCTGATCTACGCCACCTCCACGCCCGATGAAGTGAAGGCCGTGCAGAAGGAACTCGGCGTGGACAAAGCGGGCCATCTGGTCGAGCAGGCGCTGGCGTCGATTGCAGCAAAGCTACGCGATGCCGGCGTGCGCAAGTTCGTGGTCGCCGGTGGAGAAACATCGGGCGCCGTGGTCCAGGCGCTGGGTGTGAAGTCATTGCGCATTGGCGCGCAGATCGATCCCGGCGTGCCGGCGACACAATCCATCGACGATGAACCGATCGGCCTCGCACTGAAATCCGGCAACTTCGGCACGAAGGATTTCTTCGTGAAGGCGCTGAAGGCTTTGGACGGAGCAGCTTGA
- a CDS encoding GNAT family N-acetyltransferase translates to MNLDMRQAVSADAEWLYETYKETMVGFVTQATGWDEHAQRTGFAKSLRQGSCRIVMQGDERCGFVHWEVEPDLVWLRMLCVVPAVQRQGIGREMLNDMASLAYSLNKPLYLHVFRSNRIAYAWYGRVGFVETDDDATIATLMLGGG, encoded by the coding sequence ATGAACCTCGACATGCGGCAAGCAGTATCGGCAGACGCTGAATGGTTGTACGAGACCTACAAAGAAACGATGGTCGGCTTCGTCACCCAAGCGACCGGCTGGGACGAACACGCTCAACGAACGGGATTCGCGAAAAGCCTTCGCCAGGGTTCGTGCAGGATCGTGATGCAAGGCGACGAGCGTTGCGGGTTCGTGCACTGGGAGGTCGAACCTGATCTGGTCTGGCTGCGGATGTTGTGCGTCGTTCCTGCGGTGCAGCGGCAAGGCATCGGACGCGAGATGCTAAACGACATGGCGTCGTTGGCGTACAGCTTGAACAAGCCGCTTTACCTGCATGTCTTCCGAAGCAACAGGATCGCGTATGCATGGTATGGCCGGGTGGGTTTTGTCGAGACAGACGATGATGCAACAATCGCTACATTGATGCTGGGCGGCGGGTAG
- a CDS encoding FadR/GntR family transcriptional regulator, whose amino-acid sequence MFEKIPARALSDSVAQQLLLQIEKGGFTSTGKLPTEAVLAQEFGVSRTVVREAISRLKNEGMVEPRQGSGVFIVERAGIRPLRIDYAQAVEPGAVVQILALRRAIEAEVAAEAAMRRTDEQMDVIEAKLAQIDVAVEQGDDGVTEDVEFHRAIASATGNPYFLTTLAFLNQYLEAGTLVTRRNEALREDFSRQVREEHARIAAAIRARDPLAARNAAQTHLYNAARRLAEAGIC is encoded by the coding sequence ATGTTCGAAAAGATTCCCGCGCGGGCGCTGAGCGACTCCGTCGCACAACAACTCCTTCTGCAAATCGAAAAGGGCGGCTTCACAAGCACCGGCAAATTGCCGACGGAAGCCGTGCTGGCGCAGGAGTTCGGCGTCAGCCGGACCGTCGTGCGGGAAGCGATTTCCCGCCTCAAGAACGAGGGCATGGTCGAACCGCGGCAGGGTAGCGGCGTGTTTATTGTCGAGCGGGCGGGGATCCGGCCGCTGCGCATCGACTACGCGCAGGCCGTGGAGCCGGGCGCGGTGGTGCAGATACTGGCATTGCGCCGGGCTATCGAAGCCGAAGTCGCGGCGGAAGCGGCCATGCGCCGGACCGATGAACAAATGGACGTCATTGAAGCGAAGCTGGCGCAAATCGATGTCGCCGTTGAGCAAGGCGACGACGGCGTCACTGAGGATGTTGAGTTCCATCGCGCCATTGCGAGCGCCACGGGCAATCCGTACTTTCTCACCACGCTCGCTTTCCTCAATCAATATCTTGAAGCGGGCACGCTGGTGACGCGCCGCAATGAAGCGTTGCGTGAAGATTTTTCTCGGCAAGTGCGCGAGGAACATGCGCGCATTGCAGCCGCCATTCGCGCACGCGATCCGCTGGCCGCGCGCAATGCCGCTCAGACTCATCTATATAACGCCGCTCGGCGCCTGGCGGAAGCCGGGATCTGCTGA
- a CDS encoding DUF3857 domain-containing transglutaminase family protein, protein MNLQRSRARNALALLAAFLMCMLRPAFAADTMETEQPSTTISDVHIFTIADDGSLTEDDEITLKANTSAGIGDVAQRYVWFDKSTSTVQVSDAYSVSADGTRHDVAPDQIREIQEPRSAGAPTFADGRLKAVIFPAVDAGSTVHLRFHKTVSKSVIPGQFDYFVEPARGPVQSQTLVFDLPEDKPLYADARGYKALSPVTHNGRTRYEFAYSTLHYDRVEAGAVGYVQFGDRLMVSTFPDYKSFAASYRDGAIDPTANDPAIRNLAESLTRNNATSREKAATLYDWVRHNIRYVSLYLGQSPAVPHKASQILANRYGDCKDYVALYGALLSAAGIENEPALVALGSVYTLPSVPGYGASAINHIITWLPGLNMYADATASAVEFGYLPLAEMDRPALLVGDGTLTRTPPTQPLSRDVRLQIAVAPDGSAAFSSQVEDGGWSAGPERAILRHAAPQRRQQIGDARLHATGLRGAASLTASDLDATGTPVTTTIRGTLDDVVWSTGTTALPALTSLSGGIASQVENLLAERVRTQPFVCIGGNFNEVAQLSLPKTVRVNDVPADTNISDTFFTYSSRYVFDPATNLLQTERHLQANFGKQVCSPAEFAAMQPALKRIERDTKSQVVVKSTTN, encoded by the coding sequence ATGAACCTGCAACGATCCCGTGCACGCAATGCCCTTGCGCTGCTCGCCGCATTCCTGATGTGCATGCTCCGCCCCGCGTTCGCGGCCGACACCATGGAGACCGAACAACCATCCACCACGATCAGCGACGTCCACATCTTTACCATCGCTGACGATGGTTCCCTCACCGAAGACGATGAAATCACGCTGAAAGCCAACACATCCGCAGGTATTGGCGATGTCGCGCAGCGGTATGTCTGGTTCGACAAATCCACATCGACGGTCCAGGTCAGCGACGCCTATTCCGTCAGCGCCGATGGCACCCGCCACGACGTTGCCCCCGACCAGATCCGCGAGATCCAGGAACCGCGCTCCGCCGGCGCCCCGACCTTCGCCGACGGCCGCCTCAAGGCGGTGATCTTCCCTGCCGTCGATGCCGGGTCGACCGTGCATCTGCGTTTTCACAAGACGGTGTCGAAGTCGGTCATTCCCGGACAGTTCGATTATTTCGTGGAGCCCGCCCGCGGTCCCGTTCAAAGCCAGACGCTCGTCTTCGACCTGCCCGAAGACAAGCCGCTTTACGCCGATGCGCGCGGCTACAAAGCCCTGTCGCCTGTCACGCACAACGGCCGCACGCGCTACGAATTCGCATACAGCACGCTGCACTACGACCGCGTTGAAGCGGGTGCGGTCGGCTACGTGCAATTCGGCGATCGACTGATGGTATCGACGTTTCCCGATTACAAAAGCTTCGCGGCGAGTTATCGCGATGGCGCCATCGATCCAACCGCAAACGATCCCGCCATTCGCAATCTGGCTGAATCGCTGACGCGTAATAACGCCACCTCCCGCGAAAAAGCCGCGACGCTCTACGACTGGGTTCGTCACAATATTCGCTACGTATCGCTTTATCTGGGGCAAAGCCCCGCCGTCCCGCACAAGGCGTCGCAGATCCTCGCGAACCGCTATGGCGACTGCAAGGACTACGTGGCGCTGTATGGGGCGTTGTTATCGGCGGCCGGAATCGAGAACGAGCCGGCGCTGGTCGCGCTCGGATCGGTGTACACGTTACCGTCGGTGCCGGGCTACGGCGCGAGCGCGATCAATCACATCATCACGTGGCTGCCGGGCTTGAATATGTACGCCGATGCCACCGCTTCCGCCGTCGAGTTCGGATATCTGCCGCTTGCCGAGATGGATCGGCCGGCATTGCTCGTTGGCGATGGCACGCTCACACGGACACCGCCAACGCAGCCGCTATCACGCGATGTGCGTTTGCAGATCGCGGTAGCGCCGGATGGATCAGCGGCGTTTTCGTCGCAAGTTGAAGATGGGGGGTGGAGCGCGGGACCCGAGCGCGCGATCCTGCGGCACGCGGCGCCCCAGCGCCGTCAACAAATCGGCGATGCCCGTCTGCATGCGACCGGGCTGCGCGGCGCTGCGAGCCTGACGGCAAGCGACCTGGATGCCACCGGCACGCCTGTCACCACGACAATACGCGGCACGCTCGATGACGTCGTATGGTCAACCGGAACCACGGCATTACCGGCGCTCACGAGTTTGTCGGGCGGCATCGCATCGCAAGTCGAGAACCTGCTTGCCGAACGCGTTCGCACGCAACCGTTCGTGTGCATTGGCGGCAACTTCAACGAAGTCGCGCAACTCAGCTTGCCGAAGACCGTGCGCGTGAATGACGTCCCTGCGGACACCAATATCAGCGATACGTTCTTCACGTATTCATCTCGCTATGTATTCGATCCTGCGACCAACCTGCTCCAGACCGAGCGTCATCTGCAGGCGAACTTCGGCAAGCAGGTGTGCTCGCCCGCCGAGTTCGCCGCCATGCAGCCGGCGTTGAAACGCATTGAACGGGATACGAAGTCGCAGGTCGTCGTCAAGTCGACGACGAATTGA
- a CDS encoding methyl-accepting chemotaxis protein, giving the protein MNQFKVVTRLSVAFGALLVLLGVVAFVGLFGMARINDTLTNIVDRSTQEMTLAQTMRSSLDQRSIAIRDMLLFEDEKEVKANVDKIRHEEGIYDDAARALAATFASSGHVSDTEQTLLTKLKSDEATTMPLMARTAQQILSNDKASANQSLIQEVRPRQIEWRGTLRSLIELEKKTMFDDASRAQAGYARLRVVTLGAALAALIIGVVAAMVITRSILKQLGAEPGEAQRVASEIAGGNLSVPVVLGRDDDRSLMASLEAMRAQLSAIVSGIKTSADSIAVAANEIAQGNLDLSQRTEEQAASLQETASSMEELTSTVKQNTDNAKQANLLAKSASDAAAAGGHVVESVVSKMQEISASSSKVGEIITLIEGIAFQTNILALNAAVEAARAGEQGRGFAVVAGEVRTLAQRCASAAKQVKDQIGESLGHVDTGSSLAADAGRSMNDLLTSVRHVTDIMAEISAASSEQSTGIEQVNVAVSQMDEVTQQNAALVEQATAAAQAMADQANSLREAVGVFRVASLGERGTRMLAA; this is encoded by the coding sequence ATGAATCAGTTCAAAGTTGTGACGCGCCTCTCGGTGGCTTTTGGTGCATTGCTGGTGCTTCTCGGCGTGGTGGCTTTCGTCGGGCTGTTTGGAATGGCGAGAATCAACGACACGCTGACGAACATCGTGGATCGCAGCACTCAGGAAATGACGCTTGCGCAGACCATGCGTTCTTCGCTGGACCAGCGTTCCATTGCGATCCGCGACATGCTGCTGTTCGAGGACGAGAAAGAGGTCAAGGCCAACGTCGACAAGATCAGGCATGAAGAAGGCATCTATGACGACGCAGCGCGTGCGCTCGCCGCGACGTTTGCATCCAGCGGACATGTCAGCGACACCGAGCAGACGCTCCTGACCAAGCTCAAGTCCGACGAAGCCACCACCATGCCGCTGATGGCGCGCACGGCGCAGCAGATCTTGTCGAACGACAAGGCGTCGGCAAACCAGTCGCTGATCCAGGAAGTGCGTCCCAGGCAGATTGAATGGCGCGGGACATTGCGCTCGCTGATCGAGCTGGAAAAGAAAACCATGTTCGACGACGCAAGCCGTGCGCAAGCCGGTTACGCGCGCCTTCGTGTGGTGACGCTCGGGGCGGCGCTGGCCGCGTTGATCATCGGCGTGGTGGCCGCGATGGTCATCACGCGAAGCATCTTGAAGCAACTTGGCGCGGAGCCCGGGGAAGCGCAACGCGTGGCAAGCGAGATCGCGGGCGGGAACCTGAGCGTGCCGGTCGTTCTCGGTCGTGACGATGACCGCAGCCTGATGGCATCGCTCGAAGCCATGCGCGCGCAGTTGAGCGCCATTGTCAGCGGCATCAAGACATCGGCGGATTCGATCGCGGTTGCCGCAAACGAGATAGCGCAGGGCAACCTGGACTTGTCGCAGCGCACGGAAGAGCAGGCGGCATCGTTGCAGGAGACGGCGTCGAGCATGGAAGAGCTGACATCCACGGTCAAGCAAAATACCGATAACGCCAAACAAGCCAACCTGCTTGCCAAGAGTGCGTCGGATGCAGCGGCTGCCGGCGGTCATGTGGTCGAGAGCGTGGTCAGCAAGATGCAGGAGATCTCCGCGAGTTCATCGAAGGTGGGCGAGATCATTACGCTGATCGAAGGCATCGCGTTCCAGACCAATATCCTCGCGCTGAACGCTGCGGTGGAAGCGGCGCGTGCAGGTGAACAAGGCCGCGGTTTTGCGGTGGTTGCAGGAGAGGTGCGCACGCTCGCGCAACGTTGCGCAAGCGCTGCAAAGCAAGTGAAGGATCAGATCGGCGAATCGCTCGGTCACGTGGATACAGGATCGAGTCTCGCCGCCGATGCAGGCCGCAGCATGAACGATTTGCTGACGTCGGTGAGACACGTGACGGACATCATGGCCGAGATATCGGCGGCTTCGTCGGAGCAGAGCACCGGGATAGAACAAGTCAACGTTGCTGTCAGCCAGATGGATGAGGTCACGCAGCAGAATGCGGCACTCGTCGAACAGGCCACCGCCGCGGCGCAAGCGATGGCCGATCAGGCCAACAGTCTGCGTGAAGCGGTCGGGGTGTTCAGGGTGGCAAGCCTGGGTGAGCGCGGGACGCGAATGCTTGCGGCGTGA
- a CDS encoding DUF4148 domain-containing protein, protein MKASICATIAAAVIAIPSFAFAQADTSGNAPITRAQVGADLVRVEQAGYNPASSDINYPADIQAAEAKLNADHAYGGVSNGSANGAAVQN, encoded by the coding sequence ATGAAAGCATCGATATGCGCAACTATCGCCGCCGCTGTCATCGCGATTCCTTCCTTCGCTTTTGCTCAGGCCGATACCTCGGGCAACGCCCCTATCACGCGGGCACAGGTCGGGGCCGATCTGGTTCGGGTCGAACAGGCGGGGTATAACCCGGCAAGCAGCGACATAAATTACCCGGCGGATATTCAGGCCGCCGAGGCAAAACTCAACGCCGATCACGCTTATGGCGGCGTATCGAACGGTTCGGCGAACGGGGCTGCGGTTCAGAATTAG
- the ltnD gene encoding L-threonate dehydrogenase, with amino-acid sequence MSRNVGVIGLGAMGLGVARSLLRAGFKVHACDVRTQVLEAFAGEGGIACATPAELGSQCEVVVTVVVNAAQTETVLFGTDAQPGAVVSMKPGGVVLACATVSPAFAIELGKRVEAAGLQMLDAPLSGGAARAASGEMTMMTSGPAAAYAACEDVLAAIAGKVYRLGDTHGKGSKVKIINQLLAGVHIAAAAEAMALGLREGVDPDALYDVITHSAGNSWMFENRVPHILAGDYTPLSAVDIFVKDLGLVLDTARASKFPLPLSAAAHQMFMMASTAGHGGEDDSAVIRIFPGIDLPKGEK; translated from the coding sequence ATGTCCAGAAACGTAGGCGTGATCGGTTTGGGTGCAATGGGTCTGGGCGTGGCGCGCTCGCTGCTGCGCGCAGGCTTCAAGGTGCATGCATGCGATGTCCGCACTCAAGTGCTCGAAGCCTTCGCAGGCGAAGGCGGGATTGCCTGCGCGACGCCTGCTGAGTTGGGCAGCCAGTGCGAAGTCGTGGTCACCGTTGTGGTCAACGCAGCGCAGACCGAGACCGTGTTGTTCGGCACAGACGCGCAACCGGGCGCGGTTGTATCGATGAAACCCGGCGGCGTGGTGCTCGCATGTGCAACAGTGTCGCCCGCGTTTGCAATCGAGCTTGGAAAACGCGTGGAAGCGGCCGGTCTGCAGATGCTGGATGCGCCCCTGTCGGGCGGCGCAGCACGCGCCGCCTCAGGCGAGATGACGATGATGACCTCTGGTCCCGCTGCCGCGTACGCTGCCTGCGAAGACGTGCTCGCGGCAATTGCGGGCAAGGTGTACAGGCTGGGTGACACCCACGGCAAAGGATCGAAGGTCAAGATCATCAACCAGTTGCTTGCCGGCGTGCATATTGCCGCGGCCGCCGAAGCCATGGCGCTTGGCCTGCGCGAAGGCGTGGACCCTGACGCGCTCTACGACGTCATCACGCATAGCGCCGGCAACTCGTGGATGTTCGAGAACCGCGTGCCGCATATTCTCGCCGGCGATTACACGCCGCTGTCCGCCGTGGATATCTTCGTGAAGGATCTCGGCCTCGTACTCGATACCGCGCGTGCGTCCAAATTCCCGCTGCCGCTGTCCGCTGCAGCGCATCAGATGTTCATGATGGCTTCCACAGCCGGTCATGGCGGCGAGGACGACTCGGCGGTCATCAGGATTTTTCCGGGCATCGACCTTCCGAAAGGAGAGAAGTAA